In one Nitrososphaera sp. genomic region, the following are encoded:
- a CDS encoding response regulator: MDDRATSILQDSAHQVKAGRFSSKDRGRFESGAARSPHARILYVDDEANISRVIKYGLEKFGFSVDTHASPRSALSSFRAGLYDLLLIDVRLPEIDGLELCSQLLKIDAGVKVCFITAYELEEEEVRKRIEGLKSASIVKKPVSFDELVAKIKNEMQSV; the protein is encoded by the coding sequence TTGGACGACCGCGCCACAAGCATACTCCAGGACTCGGCGCATCAAGTTAAAGCCGGCCGGTTTTCCTCGAAAGACAGAGGGAGATTTGAGAGCGGTGCCGCGAGGTCTCCGCATGCGCGGATATTGTACGTTGACGATGAGGCGAACATTTCTAGGGTGATAAAATACGGACTCGAGAAATTTGGCTTTTCAGTCGATACCCACGCGAGCCCCAGGTCTGCACTCTCCTCGTTTAGAGCCGGCCTTTACGATTTGCTCCTAATTGACGTACGACTGCCCGAGATAGACGGCCTCGAACTGTGCAGTCAATTATTAAAGATTGACGCCGGAGTGAAGGTCTGTTTCATAACCGCATACGAACTGGAAGAGGAGGAGGTAAGAAAGCGCATTGAAGGTCTAAAGTCGGCAAGCATTGTAAAAAAACCAGTTTCCTTCGACGAGTTGGTCGCCAAAATAAAAAATGAAATGCAAAGCGTATGA
- a CDS encoding ABC transporter ATP-binding protein encodes MEAILTKHVSKSFGNVKAVSGLNLAVPAGEIRGLLGPNGSGKSTAMKMIMGILPPDQGEIFVNDINVRAQPVESRRYVGYVPEIPQIYDYLTAAEYLDFIGEAYGIPSDVRKKRVEEFLGAFQMADRVNEVMSGFSQGMRQKIAITAALLHRPKVLVLDEALNGLDPRSARIVKEILHRLARDEQVAVLFSTHILEIAEGVCQRVTIMSKGAVLAEGSVQELRSMTGMQGSSLEDVFLKLTGSEDTARIAEALRY; translated from the coding sequence TTGGAGGCAATACTGACCAAACACGTATCAAAATCGTTTGGGAACGTGAAGGCAGTTTCCGGTTTAAACCTTGCAGTCCCTGCCGGCGAGATCCGCGGGCTCCTTGGACCAAACGGCTCCGGCAAAAGCACTGCAATGAAAATGATTATGGGAATTCTGCCGCCAGACCAGGGCGAGATCTTTGTAAACGACATCAACGTCAGGGCGCAGCCGGTAGAATCGCGGAGGTACGTCGGGTACGTGCCCGAGATCCCCCAGATTTACGACTACCTTACCGCGGCGGAGTACCTGGATTTCATAGGGGAGGCGTACGGAATTCCCAGTGATGTCCGGAAGAAGCGTGTCGAAGAGTTTCTTGGTGCGTTCCAGATGGCCGACCGAGTAAACGAGGTAATGAGCGGATTCTCCCAGGGCATGAGGCAAAAGATCGCAATTACCGCCGCACTGCTCCACAGGCCAAAAGTGCTCGTTCTTGACGAAGCGCTCAACGGCCTTGACCCCCGCTCTGCAAGAATAGTCAAGGAGATCCTGCACAGGCTGGCACGCGATGAACAGGTCGCCGTGCTATTTAGCACGCATATCCTCGAGATCGCCGAGGGAGTCTGCCAGAGGGTGACAATAATGAGCAAGGGCGCGGTGCTTGCCGAGGGCTCCGTTCAGGAGCTCAGGTCTATGACGGGCATGCAGGGTTCAAGCCTAGAAGACGTCTTTCTGAAGCTCACCGGAAGCGAGGACACTGCAAGAATAGCCGAAGCTCTGAGGTATTGA
- a CDS encoding PEP/pyruvate-binding domain-containing protein — translation MTEPDTADLGIAQEGIHFFGILPGSGSRPSSGSEAVSRQEVGSKAFNLMRMSDIGIPVPPGFVVGAQFCRKYLEERATKLPSSLVATIEKGLRVIEKSTGLTFGGFRRPLLVSVRSGAAISMPGMMDTLLNIGLSDATVSSLVRMTGNPHFARDSYRRLIQSYAEVVYGAPARPFDEALAELLRTDKLLRGVADLDSQELLQLCRKYLEIFEESTSRAFPQDCVDQLTGAVEAVFRSWESPRAREYRRIHNITGVSGTAVTVQSMVFGNIGSSSGSGVGFTRNPVTGENSGIYLDFAFNAQGEDVVSGRNLMQDQADSRRRTKLEWVLPAVFEQVQNLGKQLELAFKDMQDFEFTVQEGKLYVLQCRTGKRTPWAALRIAVDMVKEGVIDRSVALQRLEGYDLASISHARLAAPNSKPLAAGISANRGVATGEIALDSDRAVERSRLGHPVILVRDDTATADIAGMVSAAGILTKAGGKTSHAAVVARQMDKVCIVGCNSLSIRPSERVCSFSDRSLREGEIISLDGDSGNVYEGRLDIVMERPAALVSEVRSWKSGLA, via the coding sequence ATGACTGAGCCCGATACCGCAGACTTGGGCATCGCTCAGGAAGGCATTCATTTCTTTGGAATTTTGCCGGGTTCCGGCTCGAGGCCCAGTTCTGGCTCAGAGGCAGTCTCTCGCCAAGAGGTCGGCTCCAAGGCGTTTAACCTGATGCGAATGTCAGACATTGGCATACCAGTCCCGCCCGGTTTTGTGGTCGGTGCCCAGTTTTGCCGCAAGTACCTTGAAGAGCGGGCAACTAAGCTGCCGTCATCACTGGTGGCAACTATAGAGAAGGGATTGCGCGTAATTGAGAAGAGCACCGGCCTGACGTTCGGTGGATTCCGAAGGCCTCTTTTGGTTTCAGTGCGATCCGGCGCAGCTATCTCGATGCCCGGCATGATGGACACGCTGCTAAATATTGGCCTGAGCGACGCGACTGTCTCAAGCTTGGTGAGGATGACGGGCAATCCACATTTTGCAAGGGATTCATACAGAAGGCTTATCCAGAGTTATGCGGAAGTGGTTTACGGGGCCCCTGCCCGGCCGTTTGACGAGGCTCTGGCCGAGCTTCTCAGGACGGACAAATTGCTGCGGGGTGTCGCGGACCTTGACTCGCAAGAGCTTTTGCAACTCTGCCGAAAGTACCTAGAAATTTTCGAGGAGAGTACAAGCAGAGCCTTTCCGCAGGACTGTGTCGATCAGCTTACCGGCGCAGTCGAAGCCGTATTCCGGTCTTGGGAGAGCCCCAGGGCAAGAGAGTACAGGCGGATTCATAACATTACGGGTGTTTCTGGAACCGCCGTCACTGTTCAGTCGATGGTTTTTGGAAATATAGGCTCTAGCTCCGGATCCGGAGTGGGTTTCACGCGAAATCCGGTCACAGGGGAGAACAGCGGAATCTATCTGGACTTTGCGTTCAATGCTCAGGGCGAGGACGTAGTCTCTGGAAGGAATCTGATGCAGGATCAGGCTGACAGCCGCCGGCGCACAAAGCTGGAGTGGGTCCTTCCAGCTGTCTTTGAACAGGTTCAGAATCTCGGAAAGCAGCTTGAACTTGCGTTTAAGGATATGCAGGACTTTGAGTTTACCGTACAGGAAGGCAAGCTGTACGTCCTGCAATGCAGGACAGGAAAGAGGACCCCATGGGCCGCGCTTAGAATCGCTGTGGATATGGTCAAAGAAGGCGTGATAGATCGCTCGGTTGCGCTTCAGCGGCTTGAAGGATACGACCTCGCCTCGATCAGCCACGCCAGGCTGGCAGCGCCAAATTCAAAGCCGCTTGCGGCCGGCATTTCGGCAAACAGAGGCGTAGCGACTGGTGAAATCGCGCTCGACTCGGACAGGGCAGTCGAGCGCTCGAGGCTTGGGCACCCGGTCATTCTTGTCCGAGATGACACTGCCACGGCGGATATAGCGGGCATGGTTTCGGCGGCAGGCATCCTAACCAAGGCCGGCGGTAAGACTTCCCACGCCGCGGTAGTAGCGCGTCAGATGGACAAGGTGTGCATCGTCGGCTGCAATTCGCTTTCAATAAGACCGAGTGAGAGGGTCTGCTCGTTTTCTGACAGGAGCCTTCGTGAGGGCGAAATAATCTCGCTTGATGGCGACTCGGGCAATGTCTACGAGGGCAGGCTGGACATTGTAATGGAAAGACCAGCGGCACTTGTCAGCGAGGTGCGGAGCTGGAAATCTGGCCTGGCGTAA
- a CDS encoding sensor histidine kinase → MQTFSASLESQITNNLQQQASKGTDKISRFLFERYGDIRLLTDKRNSIMDGTQFSLQDKIQYLQSVERAYGVYSAFSIYGANGTRLGNTHDFSVGKDDSAEEFFKVASKGLIYYDPVPVYSNDTGKYELRFAGPLHNNSGKVAGVLVASVPLAAINDIVAESASGIDSATANLVSPSGLIIYSSLGSGSTMHQSLSNLQVYQRMVSSGNQTQHVISNEPLGGQDNQAIYVAVKEAGFLDFKGNGWILILAVPTNVAFHVVNQLRVNFVLLAAIILGASIGAVVIFSRVFTKPLIELKNAAVQIAGGNFEIRAKIHQNDEIGELSEQFDKMRSELKDRERTKDEFINIAAHELRSPLQPIISYDELALKGLMDKDEALKVIDSEARRFIQLANDILDVSRIGSGAISYQMQMIKLKDVLERVIELVRASGKMADGVLLLAEFDNASKELEIEGDRNRLVQVFTNIIGNAAKFTKQGTIKIEALAQQDTVEIRISDTGGGIPEEILPKLFGRFVTKSVKGGTEHGTGLGLYISKAIINAHGGEIRARNNESGGATFTVILPVKKRGTQKNHSPSLPADASRRLN, encoded by the coding sequence ATCCAGACCTTCTCCGCCAGCCTAGAGTCGCAAATCACCAACAATCTGCAGCAGCAGGCCTCCAAAGGTACTGACAAGATTTCTCGATTTTTGTTCGAAAGATACGGCGACATACGGCTTCTCACGGATAAGAGAAACAGCATAATGGATGGGACGCAGTTTTCCCTCCAGGACAAGATTCAGTATCTTCAGTCCGTGGAAAGGGCCTATGGCGTGTATTCAGCTTTTTCCATTTACGGTGCCAACGGAACAAGGCTAGGGAACACCCATGACTTTTCAGTAGGCAAGGACGATTCGGCTGAAGAGTTCTTTAAAGTGGCGTCAAAAGGTTTAATCTATTATGATCCGGTCCCGGTTTATTCCAATGATACTGGCAAGTACGAGCTGCGGTTCGCAGGTCCGCTCCATAATAATTCCGGCAAGGTAGCAGGCGTTCTGGTCGCATCTGTGCCGCTTGCCGCCATCAACGATATCGTTGCCGAGTCTGCAAGCGGCATTGACAGTGCCACTGCAAATCTTGTTTCACCTAGCGGGCTGATAATTTACTCCAGTCTTGGCAGCGGTAGCACCATGCACCAAAGTTTGTCGAACCTACAGGTGTATCAGAGAATGGTATCCTCGGGTAATCAAACGCAGCATGTAATCAGCAATGAGCCTCTTGGCGGCCAGGACAACCAGGCAATATACGTCGCGGTCAAGGAAGCAGGCTTTCTTGACTTTAAGGGTAATGGATGGATTCTCATCCTTGCTGTCCCCACCAACGTGGCTTTTCATGTGGTAAATCAGCTGCGCGTCAATTTCGTTCTCCTAGCTGCAATAATACTTGGCGCATCCATTGGAGCGGTTGTCATATTCTCGAGAGTATTTACCAAGCCCCTTATAGAACTGAAAAACGCCGCGGTTCAGATAGCGGGCGGCAACTTTGAGATCAGGGCAAAAATCCACCAGAACGACGAAATCGGCGAACTTTCAGAGCAGTTCGACAAGATGAGGTCGGAGTTGAAGGACAGGGAACGCACAAAGGACGAGTTTATCAACATCGCAGCCCATGAGCTGAGGTCTCCTCTGCAGCCGATTATCAGTTACGACGAGCTTGCCTTGAAGGGGCTCATGGACAAGGACGAGGCGCTCAAGGTGATCGACAGCGAGGCTCGACGATTCATCCAGCTAGCAAATGACATACTGGATGTCAGCAGAATCGGCAGCGGCGCAATATCATACCAGATGCAGATGATAAAGCTCAAAGATGTACTTGAAAGAGTCATTGAACTTGTGAGAGCGTCGGGCAAAATGGCAGACGGCGTATTGCTGCTCGCAGAATTCGACAACGCAAGCAAGGAACTGGAGATCGAAGGCGACCGCAACAGGCTTGTACAGGTCTTTACAAATATTATCGGAAACGCGGCCAAGTTCACAAAACAAGGCACTATCAAGATTGAGGCGCTGGCACAGCAAGACACTGTAGAGATAAGGATCAGCGATACGGGCGGCGGGATTCCCGAAGAGATACTTCCAAAGCTGTTCGGCAGGTTCGTCACAAAAAGCGTCAAGGGCGGCACAGAGCACGGTACTGGCCTTGGCCTGTACATAAGCAAGGCGATAATCAATGCTCATGGCGGTGAAATTCGCGCGCGGAACAACGAGTCGGGCGGGGCCACCTTTACGGTTATCCTCCCCGTCAAGAAGCGAGGCACCCAGAAAAATCATAGCCCGAGCTTGCCCGCTGATGCGAGCCGAAGGCTCAACTAG
- a CDS encoding SHOCT domain-containing protein has translation MSSEPFTKKVTDASAQNGFQFIFYCDICQQPYKSAFVQSKSAKKASFLHGLAEVANLGAELGTYSKDPRIAQTLKSGADQLIHNQQSAGNSAAWHQEHDAAMSGAIIEAKSHFFNCQVCKRWVCRNDWDEAARLCVPDATKSKTAPGGISPAGSDSKVMDAPPATAQQQVSVPGSLAAATAAAAAPASDDPLRVLKVRLAKGEITVDEFLKLKAMVDG, from the coding sequence TTGAGCTCTGAGCCATTTACAAAAAAAGTCACCGACGCCAGTGCCCAGAACGGCTTTCAGTTCATTTTCTACTGCGACATTTGTCAGCAGCCCTACAAATCAGCGTTTGTCCAATCCAAAAGTGCAAAAAAGGCGAGCTTTCTGCACGGCCTTGCCGAAGTAGCCAACCTTGGAGCCGAGCTCGGAACCTACTCAAAGGATCCGAGAATTGCGCAGACCCTAAAAAGCGGTGCGGACCAATTGATTCACAACCAGCAATCCGCCGGCAATTCGGCCGCCTGGCATCAAGAACACGATGCTGCAATGTCGGGAGCAATAATCGAGGCAAAGAGCCACTTCTTTAATTGCCAAGTCTGCAAAAGATGGGTCTGTAGAAATGACTGGGACGAAGCTGCACGCCTGTGCGTGCCTGATGCAACCAAAAGCAAGACTGCCCCGGGCGGCATTAGTCCTGCCGGATCTGACTCAAAAGTAATGGACGCACCACCTGCCACTGCACAGCAGCAGGTCAGCGTTCCCGGTAGTCTGGCAGCCGCGACGGCCGCAGCGGCGGCACCTGCCTCAGATGACCCCCTTAGGGTTCTAAAGGTCAGACTGGCCAAGGGCGAGATAACCGTTGACGAGTTCCTAAAGCTCAAGGCAATGGTGGACGGCTGA
- a CDS encoding response regulator, whose product MKILIAEDDPLTLKPYKVALEARGHSVELTDNGEDCTKVYNSKSKQTEKRDGELPFDAVILDYRMPKKDGMEVAKEILAINPNQRIIFASAYVKDTLVDSVKELRRAVELMQKPFKLEALIDTLEDKEIYDELKKLEVDADAFKAVNPSHDQISKLLESIREIQKFRTF is encoded by the coding sequence GTGAAGATACTCATCGCCGAAGACGACCCACTGACCCTCAAGCCGTACAAGGTGGCCTTGGAAGCAAGGGGACATTCTGTCGAACTGACGGACAACGGTGAGGACTGCACTAAAGTCTATAACAGCAAATCGAAGCAGACTGAAAAACGGGATGGCGAGTTGCCGTTTGATGCCGTCATACTCGACTACAGGATGCCGAAAAAGGATGGGATGGAGGTTGCAAAGGAGATCCTTGCAATCAACCCGAATCAGCGAATTATTTTTGCTTCTGCCTACGTAAAAGACACTCTTGTAGACTCTGTCAAGGAGCTCCGGCGGGCCGTGGAACTGATGCAAAAGCCGTTCAAGCTTGAGGCACTCATAGATACTCTCGAGGACAAGGAAATCTATGATGAGCTCAAAAAGCTCGAGGTCGACGCCGACGCATTCAAGGCTGTCAATCCGTCACACGACCAGATCTCAAAACTGCTAGAGTCGATAAGGGAAATCCAGAAGTTCAGGACATTCTAG
- a CDS encoding hemerythrin domain-containing protein, translated as MTFSKIYILFGSKDIRIDLVEPNSTQNLKLDHNTVRRVGNIARKCSDFLYANGNVPMEDLEVMSVVMEEFVDRFHHGKEESAYFPEAKVRDYSEDVRKFLIEHELGRRIARMFLAQVREWKAGVDAREPVARFLKAYSVFVSDHTGKEDSFFDKVEARMSIPPDIDERLLAHYETCKREIGGPERVEQLIRLIGYLEERPWMKDPN; from the coding sequence ATGACATTCTCAAAAATCTATATTCTATTTGGAAGCAAGGATATTAGGATTGATTTGGTGGAGCCCAACTCGACTCAAAACCTCAAACTGGATCACAATACGGTGCGTCGCGTCGGCAATATTGCGAGAAAGTGTTCGGACTTTTTATACGCAAACGGAAATGTGCCAATGGAGGATCTGGAGGTGATGTCGGTGGTTATGGAGGAATTTGTTGACCGATTCCACCATGGGAAGGAGGAAAGCGCGTATTTCCCGGAGGCAAAGGTAAGGGATTATTCAGAAGACGTTCGCAAATTCCTGATAGAACATGAACTCGGCCGGAGGATTGCTAGGATGTTTCTTGCGCAAGTCAGGGAGTGGAAGGCAGGAGTAGATGCCAGGGAACCGGTTGCAAGATTCCTGAAAGCGTACTCGGTATTCGTCTCAGACCATACTGGAAAGGAGGATTCCTTTTTTGACAAGGTGGAGGCGCGAATGAGCATCCCGCCGGACATCGATGAGCGACTGCTAGCGCATTACGAAACGTGCAAACGTGAAATTGGAGGACCGGAGCGAGTCGAGCAGCTGATAAGGCTGATAGGTTACCTGGAAGAAAGGCCCTGGATGAAAGACCCGAACTGA